A genomic segment from Alteribacillus bidgolensis encodes:
- a CDS encoding IclR family transcriptional regulator produces MDSSIEETTTESKQSKTVGVLEKAILVIEALEDTKDGIGLTEVARRTGVNKTSCYRILHTLMGDNMVEYGERQGTYRLGVRMLELGGAVQRRINLRQLALPVITDLTQKIEETSFLCLLNKDRAVCIERIEGEHVQVLAMRVGDSWPLYQGAAPRAILANLEDKKIESILSEKSIEPITSKTPTDPNMYWNMVEDIRETGYSISREDVTLGVAALGAPVFDHNGNIVAAVSVSSTVHRISKESEKDISEHVIGAANEVSRRMGWTGNNK; encoded by the coding sequence ATGGATTCTAGCATTGAAGAGACGACTACAGAAAGTAAGCAAAGCAAAACGGTAGGAGTACTGGAAAAAGCGATATTAGTGATTGAGGCACTTGAAGATACGAAAGATGGTATTGGTTTAACAGAAGTGGCCCGGCGTACAGGTGTAAATAAAACTAGTTGTTATCGAATTTTACACACATTAATGGGAGATAACATGGTTGAATACGGTGAGCGTCAAGGCACTTACCGCCTAGGTGTTCGTATGCTTGAGCTTGGGGGCGCAGTACAAAGAAGAATCAATTTGCGGCAGCTTGCACTTCCTGTGATAACGGATTTAACACAAAAAATAGAAGAGACCAGCTTTTTATGCTTGTTAAATAAAGACAGGGCAGTATGTATTGAACGCATAGAAGGTGAACATGTTCAAGTGTTAGCAATGCGAGTTGGAGATTCCTGGCCGCTTTATCAAGGAGCTGCTCCTCGAGCGATATTAGCTAATCTCGAAGATAAAAAGATAGAAAGTATATTGTCAGAAAAATCAATTGAACCAATCACATCTAAAACGCCTACAGATCCGAATATGTATTGGAATATGGTCGAAGATATAAGAGAAACAGGATATTCTATTAGCCGAGAGGACGTTACACTTGGAGTAGCTGCTTTAGGAGCACCTGTTTTTGATCACAATGGAAACATCGTGGCAGCAGTTAGTGTCAGCAGCACTGTTCATAGAATATCAAAAGAAAGTGAAAAAGATATTTCCGAACATGTCATAGGTGCAGCGAATGAAGTTTCCCGGCGAATGGGGTGGACAGGTAATAATAAATAA
- the iolE gene encoding myo-inosose-2 dehydratase gives MAKLPFNIGIHPINWVGEDVREHGDHYTYEQVMEEIAQLGFKGTEVGRKFPTNEKDLRKALDRYRLQLTTQWKSVLFSDPDQHEREWKSYREHVEFLKRFNCKVVSTAEIGGSILNQDPRRGQDETFVKRLDDDGWKYLVEGLNKAGEICREHGMHLVYHHHAGTVVEQPEEIDRLMEMTDKEAVSLLYDTGHGYYGGNDPLQLLKKHFDRIKYIHLKDVRQDILGRARQEKYSIRQCIREGIFTVPGEGCLDFAPIINYLIENDYSGWALIEGEQDPEVYNPYEYAKRSKAFLEKLAGVCL, from the coding sequence ATGGCAAAATTGCCTTTTAACATAGGTATTCACCCTATTAATTGGGTCGGGGAAGATGTACGGGAACACGGAGATCATTACACATATGAACAGGTAATGGAGGAGATCGCACAATTAGGATTTAAAGGAACCGAAGTGGGTCGGAAATTTCCCACTAACGAAAAAGATTTAAGAAAAGCTCTGGACCGTTACAGATTACAATTGACCACGCAATGGAAATCCGTTCTCTTTTCTGACCCGGATCAACATGAAAGAGAATGGAAATCGTACCGGGAACATGTTGAATTTTTGAAAAGGTTCAATTGTAAAGTAGTTAGTACGGCAGAAATTGGCGGGTCTATACTTAATCAAGATCCACGCCGCGGTCAGGATGAAACGTTTGTAAAAAGGTTAGATGATGACGGGTGGAAATACCTGGTCGAAGGGTTAAATAAAGCAGGAGAAATTTGCCGGGAACATGGCATGCATTTGGTGTATCACCATCATGCAGGTACAGTCGTTGAGCAGCCAGAGGAAATAGATCGTTTAATGGAAATGACGGATAAAGAAGCTGTCTCTCTTCTTTATGATACAGGCCACGGCTATTATGGAGGGAATGATCCATTACAATTATTGAAAAAACATTTTGATCGTATCAAATATATTCATTTAAAAGATGTCAGACAAGACATTTTAGGTAGGGCAAGACAGGAAAAATACAGTATCAGACAATGTATTAGAGAAGGAATCTTCACAGTGCCGGGTGAGGGTTGCCTAGACTTTGCACCAATTATTAACTATTTAATTGAAAACGATTATTCTGGCTGGGCTTTAATAGAAGGTGAACAAGATCCAGAAGTTTATAATCCGTATGAATATGCAAAACGTTCAAAAGCTTTTCTTGAAAAACTAGCAGGGGTTTGTTTGTAA
- a CDS encoding Gfo/Idh/MocA family oxidoreductase has translation MKESINCAILGLGRLGYWHACNLAKIKGANLTCVVDPLEGRAEQAARELGAEKWSQDVEDIIKDDNIEAVVIVTPTSTHAELLTKMADAKKHIFVEKPLTQYVSEADQVIDVIRKNQVFCQVGFMRRFDPDYAEAKRRIQNGDIGQPLYFKGVSRDGNIPPVEFLKNSGGIFLDLAIHEYDIARYLLDQEISEIHSTGSVLLHSFMKDLNDADSANSYLTFDQGAAGDIEASWIAHNVYDVRGEVIGSEGAIQIGSMRRRNINILNKSGSRHELISDFPAKFKDAYYLEVEHFIDSLRKSKAPLCNEIDGRIALEAAAAATKSFHTNKPVKLQAIYS, from the coding sequence ATGAAAGAATCTATTAATTGTGCCATCTTGGGATTAGGGAGACTTGGATATTGGCATGCATGTAACTTAGCAAAAATAAAGGGAGCAAATCTTACATGTGTTGTTGATCCTCTAGAAGGCAGAGCGGAGCAGGCGGCGCGAGAACTCGGAGCAGAGAAGTGGTCTCAAGACGTAGAAGACATCATTAAAGATGACAATATCGAAGCGGTCGTCATCGTCACTCCTACTAGTACACATGCTGAACTTCTCACTAAAATGGCTGATGCTAAAAAACATATTTTTGTAGAAAAGCCATTAACACAATATGTAAGTGAAGCTGATCAAGTCATTGACGTTATAAGAAAGAATCAGGTTTTCTGTCAAGTAGGATTTATGCGCAGGTTTGATCCAGATTATGCGGAAGCAAAAAGAAGGATACAAAATGGTGATATTGGACAGCCCTTATATTTTAAAGGAGTTAGTCGGGATGGAAATATCCCGCCAGTAGAGTTTCTAAAAAACAGCGGTGGTATTTTCCTTGATTTAGCTATTCATGAATATGACATTGCTAGATATTTATTAGATCAAGAAATCAGCGAAATTCATTCAACTGGAAGCGTCTTGTTACATTCTTTTATGAAAGATTTAAATGATGCCGATTCGGCCAATTCTTATTTGACTTTTGATCAAGGTGCTGCCGGAGATATTGAAGCGAGCTGGATTGCCCATAATGTATATGATGTTAGAGGTGAAGTGATAGGAAGCGAAGGGGCGATACAAATTGGGTCGATGAGACGCCGCAACATTAATATATTAAATAAATCAGGGAGCAGGCATGAGTTAATATCAGATTTTCCTGCGAAATTTAAGGATGCTTATTATTTAGAAGTAGAACATTTTATAGATTCCCTGCGTAAAAGCAAAGCGCCTTTATGTAATGAAATAGATGGAAGGATTGCGCTTGAAGCAGCTGCAGCAGCAACAAAATCTTTTCATACAAATAAACCAGTTAAGCTGCAAGCTATTTATTCATAG
- a CDS encoding TIM barrel protein, which yields MNFLSIAVRELDHYGMTRPGRSQEKQISKQGIKKAIETARDMHIPVVMLESFMDGEVKNETDFQNVAACLREACDLAENYNVIIGTENVLRMFYLLMKQKGYFKT from the coding sequence TTGAATTTTCTTTCCATTGCAGTTAGAGAGTTGGATCACTACGGAATGACCCGGCCCGGCCGATCTCAGGAAAAGCAAATTTCAAAACAAGGGATCAAGAAAGCTATTGAAACAGCACGAGACATGCATATTCCGGTCGTTATGCTAGAAAGCTTTATGGATGGCGAGGTAAAAAACGAAACAGATTTTCAAAATGTGGCGGCTTGTCTTAGAGAGGCCTGTGATTTGGCAGAAAACTATAACGTTATCATTGGGACAGAGAATGTTCTGAGAATGTTCTATCTATTGATGAAACAAAAAGGTTATTTCAAGACGTAA
- a CDS encoding Gfo/Idh/MocA family oxidoreductase — MKTRRTIRCALIGVGRLGYVHAKNLVYNVEDAELVYIVTSREESARRAAAELGVEKWTTDVKEVFEDASIDAVIIATPTNTHTQLLKDAALHKKHIFVDKPLTETVEEAKTVNEIIKQNNVKCMVGFMRRFDPDYAEAKKVIESGAIGRPLKYIGISRDPGSPPEEFIKNSGGIFLDLCIHEYDIAQYLLGAKAKAVSSFGKTLLHPFMDKYNDVDQSISYLEFDNGSVASVEGSRNSSYGYDIRGEVIGTEGTIQIGSLKEKQVKTLNQTGSYHQNVPDFQDKFEDAFRLEMIHFIDCMKNDQKPLITEIDGKQNMEVAAAAKKSFEKSEKQVVG; from the coding sequence TTGAAAACTCGAAGAACCATTCGATGTGCATTAATTGGCGTAGGGAGACTGGGGTACGTGCATGCAAAAAACTTAGTTTATAACGTTGAAGATGCAGAACTAGTTTATATCGTCACTTCTAGAGAAGAAAGTGCAAGAAGAGCAGCTGCAGAGTTAGGAGTAGAAAAGTGGACAACAGATGTAAAAGAAGTGTTTGAGGACGCGTCTATTGATGCAGTCATAATAGCAACACCTACGAATACACATACACAGTTATTGAAAGACGCTGCACTTCACAAGAAACATATATTCGTAGATAAACCTTTAACGGAAACAGTAGAAGAAGCGAAGACAGTAAATGAAATAATCAAACAAAATAATGTAAAGTGTATGGTTGGATTTATGAGACGATTTGATCCGGATTATGCAGAAGCGAAGAAAGTTATTGAATCCGGGGCGATAGGCAGACCGCTGAAATATATAGGAATTAGCCGTGATCCTGGCTCTCCTCCGGAAGAGTTTATAAAAAATAGCGGTGGTATTTTTCTTGACCTATGTATACATGAATATGACATTGCTCAATATTTATTAGGAGCAAAAGCGAAAGCTGTCTCTTCTTTTGGTAAAACACTTCTCCATCCATTTATGGATAAATATAATGATGTTGACCAGTCTATAAGTTATTTAGAATTCGATAATGGATCAGTCGCTTCGGTTGAAGGCAGTCGTAATTCTTCTTATGGGTATGACATCAGAGGAGAAGTGATAGGCACGGAAGGGACAATTCAAATAGGCTCATTAAAAGAAAAACAAGTGAAAACACTAAATCAAACAGGTTCTTACCATCAAAATGTCCCTGACTTTCAAGATAAATTTGAAGATGCTTTTAGGTTAGAAATGATACATTTTATAGATTGCATGAAAAACGACCAGAAACCACTTATTACGGAAATAGATGGAAAACAAAACATGGAGGTTGCGGCAGCAGCTAAAAAATCTTTTGAAAAGTCAGAAAAACAAGTAGTGGGTTAA
- a CDS encoding Gfo/Idh/MocA family oxidoreductase, which translates to MKREEIHRESITEPQEVWAIGDAYSRPEFEDIQDAETGAAMVRFENNAIGIFVAGRNSTHGYHIETEIIGTKGSIRIGTLPERNQIVLIQENGAVKECYDGFRERFEQAFSSEVEEFAQCILEGRKPDVTVQDGVESTRLGYACKKSFETRQLINIQAEQLVNN; encoded by the coding sequence ATGAAAAGGGAGGAGATACATAGAGAAAGCATAACGGAACCACAAGAGGTATGGGCTATTGGCGATGCCTATTCACGTCCAGAATTTGAAGACATTCAAGATGCAGAAACTGGTGCTGCAATGGTACGATTTGAAAATAATGCGATCGGTATTTTTGTAGCTGGAAGAAATAGCACTCACGGATATCATATAGAAACAGAAATTATCGGCACAAAAGGAAGTATACGAATTGGCACGCTGCCTGAACGAAACCAAATTGTGTTGATTCAAGAAAATGGAGCTGTAAAAGAATGTTACGATGGCTTCCGGGAAAGATTCGAACAAGCGTTTTCAAGTGAAGTGGAAGAATTTGCACAATGTATTTTAGAAGGAAGAAAACCTGATGTGACGGTCCAAGATGGAGTAGAATCAACAAGATTAGGCTATGCTTGTAAAAAATCGTTTGAAACAAGACAGCTTATTAATATACAAGCGGAACAATTGGTAAATAATTAA